A window from Chitinophaga filiformis encodes these proteins:
- a CDS encoding 4'-phosphopantetheinyl transferase family protein, whose translation MLIHRGKFTLTREHSIHTAGFCILHTALEQLMQQLHLLHPEERSYYETLKFDKRRESYLLGRISAKKAIGALSSFEDLGKIAIEAGVFQFPVVKYAVTHNLQVCITHCDGLGIALSYPEVHPLGIDLERADKAGTGAIREQLTARELALADTLPLPADVAFTMLWTMKEALSKILRTGLTMDLKLLEIRSLEKEGDVYTGHFSHLIQYKAISCHAGAHVCSVVVPGKTSPDLAQFWQFFRETVSFKDQAGNLNTSENTL comes from the coding sequence ATGTTGATCCATCGAGGTAAATTCACGTTGACAAGGGAGCACAGTATACATACTGCCGGATTCTGCATCCTGCATACTGCCCTGGAGCAGCTTATGCAACAACTTCACCTGCTACATCCCGAAGAGCGTTCTTATTACGAAACATTAAAATTTGACAAGCGTAGGGAAAGTTATCTACTGGGCCGGATCTCTGCAAAAAAGGCTATTGGCGCACTGTCTTCCTTTGAAGACCTGGGGAAGATCGCCATTGAAGCCGGCGTATTTCAGTTTCCTGTGGTCAAGTACGCAGTTACACACAACCTGCAGGTCTGTATTACGCATTGCGATGGCCTTGGCATCGCGCTTTCCTACCCGGAAGTACATCCTCTTGGTATAGACCTGGAACGGGCAGATAAAGCGGGCACAGGGGCTATCAGGGAACAGCTCACTGCCAGGGAACTGGCATTAGCGGACACTTTACCTCTACCGGCTGATGTGGCCTTTACTATGTTGTGGACGATGAAGGAAGCCCTGTCTAAAATACTCCGGACCGGTTTGACTATGGACCTCAAACTGCTTGAGATCCGGTCGCTCGAAAAAGAAGGGGATGTATATACCGGCCATTTCAGTCACCTCATTCAATATAAGGCCATTTCCTGCCATGCAGGCGCTCATGTCTGCTCAGTAGTTGTACCCGGCAAAACCAGCCCCGATTTAGCCCAATTCTGGCAGTTTTTCAGGGAGACGGTATCTTTTAAGGACCAGGCCGGGAACCTAAACACCAGCGAAAATACGCTTTAA
- a CDS encoding two-component system response regulator has translation MVRSILLIDDDADEIEILNEAVEMTGSDSTCNWAEGAEMAYGVLRVSRPDLILLDFNMPVHNGLVCLEEIKKKKELRHIPVIMYSTCIDSTLLREAMNKGAFGCIQKPVSVYDLVKELRNLFTRVWAQ, from the coding sequence ATGGTAAGGTCCATACTTCTGATCGATGACGATGCCGATGAAATAGAAATCCTGAATGAGGCGGTGGAAATGACAGGAAGTGATAGTACCTGCAACTGGGCGGAAGGTGCGGAGATGGCCTACGGTGTATTACGTGTCAGCAGGCCCGATCTAATTTTGCTGGATTTTAATATGCCTGTGCACAACGGTCTTGTCTGCCTGGAAGAGATCAAAAAAAAGAAAGAACTACGGCATATCCCCGTCATCATGTATTCTACCTGTATTGATTCTACCCTTCTGCGGGAAGCGATGAACAAAGGCGCTTTTGGTTGCATACAGAAACCAGTTTCCGTATATGATCTCGTGAAAGAACTGAGAAATCTTTTCACCCGGGTCTGGGCGCAATAA
- a CDS encoding CinA family protein — MTDYGYDPGILNNIADLLIHKSETLAVAESVTAGQLQVAFSLAEGATQFFQGGITAYNIGQKSRHLQIDPIHAGNCNCVSERVTDQMAAQVVSLFAADWGIAITGYASPVPEQNIHDLFAHYTIYYRNKCIKHERISAPHNDVLAVRSHFTNTVLRKFHEACRTIGI, encoded by the coding sequence ATGACTGATTACGGTTATGATCCTGGCATCCTGAATAATATTGCCGATCTGTTGATACATAAATCTGAGACACTGGCCGTGGCGGAGAGTGTGACGGCAGGTCAGCTACAGGTCGCTTTTTCGCTTGCAGAGGGCGCTACACAATTCTTTCAGGGCGGTATCACTGCATATAACATCGGGCAAAAATCAAGGCATCTGCAGATAGACCCCATCCATGCCGGTAATTGCAATTGTGTATCTGAGCGGGTGACCGACCAGATGGCCGCGCAGGTGGTATCACTTTTTGCAGCAGACTGGGGCATTGCTATCACAGGCTATGCCTCTCCTGTGCCCGAACAGAACATCCATGATCTATTCGCCCATTATACCATCTATTATAGAAATAAATGCATCAAACATGAGCGTATCAGCGCCCCACACAATGATGTGCTGGCAGTAAGATCACATTTCACGAATACCGTATTGCGAAAATTTCATGAGGCCTGCCGGACCATCGGCATTTGA
- a CDS encoding FAD-dependent oxidoreductase — MIQRDGALTSLWQGNTAPYIVTNRPDKNVVYDVIIVGGGITGISTALLLQEAGKQCLVLEAAEIGYGTTGGTTAHLNTLLDTPYYVIAKNFGEENAAHVATATAAAISLIKNNVQRFDIDCGFKEADAYLFAQDEEQEKELEKIRESSAKAGLDISYTEQIPVGIPFTKALRAKGQAKFSPLEYVHGIAKAFEAAGGVIMQGCKVLNTDKENTLKVHTTAGTFSAVDLVYATHIPPGINLLHLRCAPYRSYAIAVTLEDGTYPEDLSYDLYDPYHYYRTQEVKGETYLIAGGEDHKTGHETNTEKCLLTLESHVRKYFKVKEVAYKWSSQYFEPADGLPYIGYLPGSEDHIYVASGYGGNGMTYSSVAALLLKQIILREKPALEKLFDPNRIKPVAGFSNFVTHNTDVIRQFFDKLFSAEEISQLTELAPGEGKLVEYHDRKIALYKSEEGRLYALNPSCTHMKCDVKWNQAERSWDCPCHGARYSYDGKVMTGPADMDLEGLALT; from the coding sequence ATGATACAAAGAGATGGCGCACTTACCAGTTTATGGCAGGGGAATACTGCTCCTTATATAGTTACTAACAGGCCCGATAAGAATGTTGTATACGATGTGATCATAGTGGGGGGCGGCATTACCGGTATCAGCACAGCCCTGTTGCTGCAGGAAGCCGGTAAACAATGCCTGGTGCTGGAAGCGGCTGAGATAGGTTATGGTACTACAGGTGGTACAACCGCGCATCTGAACACACTACTCGATACGCCTTATTATGTTATTGCGAAAAATTTTGGAGAGGAAAATGCCGCACATGTAGCAACCGCGACTGCTGCTGCCATCAGCCTGATAAAAAATAATGTGCAACGTTTCGATATAGATTGTGGATTTAAAGAGGCTGATGCGTACCTTTTTGCACAGGATGAAGAACAGGAAAAAGAACTTGAGAAGATCCGGGAGAGCTCCGCTAAGGCAGGGCTTGATATTTCTTATACAGAGCAGATACCTGTAGGCATTCCTTTTACGAAAGCACTCCGCGCCAAGGGACAGGCTAAGTTTAGTCCGCTGGAATATGTGCATGGCATCGCCAAAGCTTTTGAAGCTGCCGGTGGTGTTATCATGCAGGGATGTAAAGTGCTCAATACAGATAAAGAAAATACATTAAAAGTTCACACCACCGCCGGTACATTCTCCGCTGTTGACCTCGTTTATGCAACACATATTCCTCCGGGTATCAATCTGCTACATTTACGTTGTGCGCCCTACAGAAGTTATGCAATAGCCGTAACGCTGGAAGATGGTACTTATCCTGAAGACCTGAGTTATGATCTGTATGATCCCTATCACTACTATCGTACACAGGAGGTGAAGGGAGAAACTTATCTCATTGCAGGTGGTGAAGACCACAAGACAGGTCATGAAACAAATACAGAAAAATGCCTGCTGACATTAGAAAGCCATGTCAGAAAATATTTCAAGGTGAAAGAGGTTGCTTATAAGTGGTCTTCCCAATACTTTGAACCTGCGGACGGTTTACCATATATTGGCTATCTGCCAGGCTCGGAAGATCATATCTATGTGGCCTCCGGTTATGGCGGCAATGGTATGACCTATAGTTCCGTTGCGGCACTGCTGCTCAAACAGATCATCCTCCGGGAGAAACCGGCACTCGAAAAACTGTTTGATCCCAACAGGATCAAACCTGTTGCAGGATTCAGCAATTTTGTTACGCACAATACAGATGTCATCAGGCAGTTCTTTGACAAACTGTTCTCTGCCGAAGAGATCAGTCAACTGACCGAGCTTGCTCCCGGAGAGGGAAAACTGGTGGAATATCATGATCGTAAAATAGCGCTCTATAAGAGCGAAGAAGGCCGTCTGTATGCCCTCAATCCAAGCTGCACGCACATGAAATGCGATGTAAAATGGAACCAGGCGGAAAGGTCGTGGGACTGCCCCTGCCACGGCGCCAGGTACAGCTACGATGGTAAGGTGATGACAGGTCCTGCAGATATGGACCTGGAAGGTCTGGCCCTGACATAA
- a CDS encoding MmgE/PrpD family protein, whose translation MSTATQTVMPGTVATALTTSMARFANLSAFDQLDTEITDQLKRHLLDTVGSMIYASRQDTIQKCLRTLKMLQQNGDCVVPLLGATGVDRAAQWYTQLIRYPDFMDNYLGKDATCHPSDNIGSILAASQLVNASGRDILTAMAIAYQLQCKLVDEIPVMMKGIDHTMLLACSVSATLCRLFSLTEEQAAHAIGTAACSFNPAVGSRQSYTYEWKGLASSLVASGCMQIVLLAKEGITGPVSYFEGSVGFEHLTGMKPHFRQEQGDFSLIPRCILKSYNAEVHTQSAIEAALMLREQHNLVPGEIKEVKVTTFETAYDIVGGGHYGDRHVVQTKEQADHSMAYVIAVALIDGAVWPDQLLKERIRRPDVQELLRKVSTHTNFPLKAPRKVVDYLDPYTSVYPDKMPAKVTITLNSGEELEQKCEDFKGFFTRPLSWDDVIKKFSHLAEGIIDQQLQSKIIRVIHNLENESGESLITLLANI comes from the coding sequence ATGAGTACAGCAACACAAACAGTAATGCCCGGTACGGTAGCTACGGCATTAACAACTTCTATGGCCAGGTTTGCAAACCTGTCGGCCTTTGATCAGTTAGATACAGAGATTACTGATCAGCTAAAGCGGCATTTACTGGATACAGTAGGTTCTATGATATACGCTTCCAGGCAGGACACGATACAAAAGTGTCTTCGCACGTTGAAGATGTTACAGCAGAACGGAGACTGTGTTGTGCCCTTATTAGGTGCTACCGGCGTGGACAGGGCCGCGCAATGGTATACGCAATTGATCCGTTATCCTGACTTCATGGACAATTACCTGGGGAAAGACGCGACCTGTCATCCCAGCGACAACATCGGATCTATATTGGCTGCGTCGCAGCTGGTGAATGCAAGCGGCCGGGACATACTGACAGCCATGGCCATTGCGTACCAGTTACAGTGTAAGCTGGTAGACGAAATACCGGTGATGATGAAAGGCATAGACCACACGATGTTACTGGCTTGTTCCGTTTCAGCCACACTATGCCGGCTGTTCTCCCTGACTGAAGAGCAGGCAGCACATGCTATTGGTACCGCGGCCTGTAGTTTCAACCCGGCAGTAGGCAGCAGGCAATCGTACACCTATGAATGGAAAGGGCTGGCCTCTTCACTGGTTGCCAGTGGTTGTATGCAGATCGTCTTACTTGCAAAAGAGGGCATAACAGGCCCTGTAAGTTATTTTGAGGGCTCTGTAGGATTTGAACATCTGACGGGCATGAAGCCTCATTTCCGGCAGGAGCAGGGCGACTTCTCGCTGATCCCGAGATGCATATTGAAAAGTTACAATGCGGAAGTCCATACGCAATCTGCTATTGAGGCCGCGCTGATGTTACGTGAGCAACATAACTTGGTACCGGGAGAAATAAAGGAGGTAAAAGTCACCACTTTTGAAACAGCCTACGACATTGTAGGTGGAGGGCATTATGGAGATCGCCACGTAGTACAGACCAAGGAGCAGGCCGATCACAGTATGGCCTATGTAATAGCTGTCGCGCTGATTGATGGAGCAGTATGGCCCGACCAGCTCCTGAAAGAACGTATCCGTCGCCCGGACGTGCAGGAATTATTGAGGAAGGTGAGCACCCATACCAACTTCCCCCTGAAAGCGCCCCGTAAAGTGGTGGATTATCTGGATCCTTACACCTCGGTGTATCCCGATAAGATGCCGGCCAAAGTCACCATCACGTTGAACAGCGGAGAAGAGCTGGAGCAGAAATGTGAGGACTTTAAAGGCTTCTTCACACGCCCCCTTAGCTGGGATGACGTCATCAAGAAATTCAGCCATTTAGCGGAAGGCATTATCGACCAGCAACTGCAGAGCAAGATCATACGTGTCATTCATAACCTGGAGAATGAAAGCGGAGAATCTCTCATAACCCTCCTGGCGAATATATAA